Proteins co-encoded in one Cytobacillus sp. NJ13 genomic window:
- the ccsB gene encoding c-type cytochrome biogenesis protein CcsB, which produces MVTISSNLLYTAFILYLIATVFFAGSIKDKKNTNKGPNKWAAIGLWITIIGFAAQLGYFITRWIAAGHAPVSNLFEFTTFFGMSLVGAFIIIYLIYKTPILGVFTLPVAVLMIAYASMFPREVSPLIPALQSDWLHIHVTTAAVGQAILAVSFAAGIIYLVKSVDQTKQSKQRFWLEAVMFGLVCTLGFIIISSSFSASGYKAEFNWIDKNGQEAVLEYHMPALTGPNEGQLITEGKFEPLAEMPAIINAKKLNTVIWSLASGIILYLALRLILRKRVGAALQPLAKNINLDLVDEIGYRSVLIGFPVFTLGALIFAMIWAQIAWTRFWGWDPKEVWALITFLFYAAYLHLRLSKGWHGEKSAWLAVIGFIIIMFNLVAVNLVIAGLHSYAGS; this is translated from the coding sequence GTGGTTACAATAAGCAGCAATTTACTATACACAGCTTTTATCCTTTATTTAATTGCTACTGTCTTTTTTGCTGGCTCCATAAAGGATAAGAAAAATACAAACAAAGGGCCAAACAAATGGGCAGCAATTGGATTATGGATTACGATTATCGGATTTGCTGCACAGCTCGGCTACTTTATTACGAGATGGATTGCAGCCGGACATGCGCCTGTCAGCAACTTATTTGAATTTACAACATTCTTTGGAATGTCGCTTGTAGGTGCTTTTATTATTATTTACTTAATTTATAAAACACCTATTTTGGGAGTCTTTACGCTTCCTGTTGCGGTCCTTATGATCGCTTATGCAAGTATGTTTCCGAGGGAAGTTTCACCGCTGATCCCGGCTTTGCAGAGTGATTGGCTTCATATTCACGTTACAACTGCGGCAGTTGGGCAGGCTATTTTGGCTGTAAGCTTTGCTGCAGGAATAATCTATTTGGTAAAATCAGTCGATCAAACCAAGCAAAGCAAACAGAGGTTCTGGCTTGAAGCCGTTATGTTTGGCTTGGTTTGTACACTTGGCTTTATCATTATAAGCTCAAGCTTTTCAGCTTCCGGCTACAAGGCCGAGTTTAACTGGATTGATAAGAACGGACAGGAAGCTGTTCTTGAGTATCATATGCCTGCTTTAACTGGTCCTAACGAGGGGCAGCTGATTACGGAAGGGAAATTTGAACCTCTGGCCGAAATGCCTGCAATTATCAATGCAAAAAAATTAAATACAGTTATATGGTCATTGGCTTCAGGTATCATTCTATATCTTGCCTTAAGATTGATTCTCCGAAAAAGGGTTGGAGCTGCGCTTCAGCCGCTTGCAAAAAATATTAATCTGGATTTGGTTGATGAGATCGGCTACCGTTCAGTATTAATCGGATTTCCGGTATTTACGCTCGGAGCTTTGATTTTTGCCATGATATGGGCACAAATCGCCTGGACTCGTTTCTGGGGATGGGATCCAAAGGAAGTATGGGCTCTTATTACCTTTCTATTTTATGCTGCCTATCTTCACCTTCGCCTTTCAAAGGGCTGGCATGGTGAAAAGTCTGCGTGGCTTGCAGTAATCGGCTTTATCATTATCATGTTTAACCTGGTTGCGGTAAACCTGGTCATTGCAGGATTGCACTCTTACGCCGGATCATAA
- a CDS encoding thiol-disulfide oxidoreductase ResA, with protein sequence MKKQRLIMRTIILLVLGAAVAYTLYANFTKDKIQKVAVGEKAPDFVLTDMDGNKHRLSDYEGQGVFLNFWGTWCKPCEKEMPYMNNQYKQFKDDGVQVLAVNVGETDLAVNKFSERYDLSFPIVIDKNTQVQSAYGINPLPATFLIDKDGKVVKYITGEMTEDTIKNYMEQIKP encoded by the coding sequence ATGAAAAAGCAGCGTCTGATAATGAGAACAATCATATTGCTTGTCCTTGGTGCTGCCGTGGCATATACGCTATACGCTAATTTTACGAAAGACAAGATTCAAAAGGTTGCCGTAGGAGAAAAGGCACCTGATTTTGTTCTAACAGACATGGATGGAAATAAACACCGGTTATCAGATTATGAAGGCCAGGGTGTTTTCCTGAACTTTTGGGGAACATGGTGCAAGCCCTGTGAGAAAGAGATGCCATATATGAACAACCAATATAAGCAATTTAAAGATGATGGTGTTCAGGTTTTGGCTGTCAATGTAGGAGAAACAGATTTGGCAGTTAATAAATTTTCTGAGCGTTACGATTTATCTTTCCCGATTGTCATTGATAAGAATACCCAGGTCCAATCAGCTTACGGGATTAATCCTCTTCCTGCAACTTTCCTTATCGATAAAGACGGTAAGGTAGTCAAGTATATTACAGGAGAGATGACTGAAGATACGATCAAGAACTATATGGAACAGATTAAACCATAA
- a CDS encoding cytochrome c biogenesis protein ResB, translated as MKEVKCDCGHVNPIGTILCESCGKVLEEKEKDKKLLDMRYEGSARRSQTYNKTIIDKIWNFFSSVKVGVWLIVITLIASALGTILPQEMYIPPIMPAEEYYEDQYGWIGKLYYDLGFHNLYSSWWYLILIASIGISLVICSLDRVVPLYRALKKQRVSRHESYLQRQRVFGVSKAEDTDQAFTMAKEKLKSKKYSIREEDGNILAEKGRFSRWGPYVNHVGLIIFLIGGMLRFVPGMYVDKILWIREGETKVIPETNGQYYLKNDGFILEMYDKEKDKEVFEEAIDKAGMVAKNYQSNVTLYKKQGDTVAGEEADLAKVKDYEIKVNKPLKFEKFALYQVDYKLNELNKMSFALTNKKTGEEYGDLTVDLNDPQDVYDLGNGFKAEVVSYFPDFEFDENGEPITKSRVPNNPAFVFKMFTPDKPDGEISFVAIRQTIEPFGDNEYKMAFKGIDTKNVSALTVRKDLTLWIIALGGVIFMIGVAQGSYWNHRRIWLRRVNGEVWVAGHTNKNWHGLKREIEAALDGTGIKVPEDQLQDQSEKKG; from the coding sequence ATGAAAGAAGTAAAATGCGACTGCGGCCATGTTAACCCCATAGGTACGATACTATGTGAGTCTTGCGGCAAGGTATTGGAAGAAAAAGAAAAAGATAAGAAGCTTCTGGATATGCGGTATGAAGGAAGTGCACGCCGTTCGCAAACCTATAATAAAACGATAATTGATAAGATTTGGAATTTCTTCTCATCTGTAAAGGTTGGAGTCTGGCTGATTGTAATAACACTGATTGCTTCAGCCCTTGGAACAATTCTGCCTCAGGAAATGTATATTCCGCCGATCATGCCTGCTGAAGAATATTACGAAGATCAATATGGCTGGATAGGTAAATTATACTATGATCTGGGATTTCATAACCTTTACAGCTCATGGTGGTATTTGATTTTAATTGCCTCAATCGGCATATCGCTTGTGATATGCAGTCTGGATAGGGTTGTCCCTTTGTACAGGGCTCTAAAAAAACAGAGGGTAAGCCGTCATGAAAGCTATCTGCAGCGCCAGCGGGTCTTTGGAGTGTCAAAGGCAGAAGATACTGATCAGGCATTTACAATGGCAAAAGAAAAATTAAAATCCAAGAAATACAGCATCAGAGAAGAGGATGGAAACATCCTTGCCGAGAAGGGACGTTTCTCAAGATGGGGCCCATACGTTAATCATGTAGGACTTATCATATTTTTAATCGGCGGAATGCTGCGTTTTGTACCAGGCATGTACGTTGACAAAATACTTTGGATCCGGGAAGGCGAGACAAAGGTTATCCCTGAAACCAATGGACAATACTACCTTAAAAATGATGGCTTCATCCTTGAAATGTACGATAAAGAGAAAGATAAAGAAGTGTTTGAAGAAGCGATTGATAAAGCAGGGATGGTAGCAAAAAATTATCAGTCCAATGTGACTCTTTATAAAAAACAGGGAGATACAGTTGCAGGGGAAGAGGCTGATCTCGCGAAAGTTAAGGACTATGAAATTAAGGTAAATAAACCTTTGAAGTTTGAAAAATTTGCATTATACCAAGTAGATTATAAGCTTAATGAGCTTAACAAAATGTCCTTTGCCCTGACAAATAAAAAAACGGGTGAAGAATATGGTGATTTAACAGTCGACCTGAATGATCCTCAGGATGTTTATGATCTAGGAAATGGCTTTAAAGCGGAAGTTGTCAGCTATTTTCCCGATTTTGAATTTGATGAAAATGGGGAACCGATTACAAAGTCCAGAGTTCCTAATAATCCTGCCTTTGTTTTTAAAATGTTTACTCCGGATAAGCCAGATGGAGAAATTAGCTTTGTTGCAATCCGGCAGACAATTGAACCTTTTGGCGATAATGAATATAAGATGGCATTTAAAGGCATAGATACTAAAAATGTATCGGCTCTGACTGTCCGAAAAGATTTGACCCTATGGATTATCGCATTGGGCGGTGTTATTTTCATGATAGGTGTTGCACAAGGGTCTTATTGGAATCATCGAAGAATCTGGCTGCGCCGTGTCAATGGAGAAGTGTGGGTAGCCGGACACACTAACAAAAACTGGCATGGACTTAAAAGGGAAATAGAAGCAGCATTGGACGGAACCGGAATTAAGGTGCCGGAAGACCAGCTGCAAGATCAAAGTGAAAAGAAAGGCTAA
- a CDS encoding response regulator transcription factor, whose translation MEKQVKILLVDDEERIRRLLKMYLERENYSIDEAENGNQALSKALANDYDVILLDLMMPGKDGIEVCRELREKKATPVIMLTAKGEEVNRVQGFEVGTDDYIVKPFSPREVVLRVKALLRRSSKTTYLQTETTAKDVIVFPHLTIDNDAHKVLADGKEVSLTPKEYELLYFLAKAPDKVFDREQLLKEVWHYEFFGDLRTVDTHVKRLREKLNKVSEQAARMIVTVWGVGYKFEVINE comes from the coding sequence ATGGAAAAACAAGTAAAAATTTTACTAGTGGATGATGAAGAAAGAATCCGCCGTTTATTAAAGATGTACCTTGAGCGTGAAAATTATTCCATTGATGAAGCGGAAAATGGAAACCAGGCTTTATCAAAAGCTCTGGCAAATGATTACGATGTCATTCTTTTGGATTTAATGATGCCCGGCAAAGACGGCATTGAAGTCTGCAGAGAGCTGAGAGAGAAAAAAGCTACTCCTGTGATCATGCTGACAGCCAAAGGGGAAGAAGTTAACCGCGTACAGGGGTTTGAAGTGGGCACTGATGATTACATTGTAAAGCCTTTCAGCCCTAGGGAAGTTGTGCTACGCGTGAAGGCATTATTGCGCAGGTCTTCTAAAACTACCTACCTTCAAACAGAAACAACAGCAAAAGATGTAATCGTTTTTCCTCATCTAACGATTGATAATGATGCTCACAAAGTGTTGGCTGATGGGAAAGAAGTCAGTTTAACTCCAAAGGAATATGAACTTCTCTATTTCCTGGCAAAGGCACCGGATAAGGTTTTTGACAGGGAGCAGCTGCTTAAGGAAGTGTGGCACTATGAATTTTTCGGAGATTTAAGAACAGTCGATACACATGTGAAGCGCTTGCGTGAAAAATTAAATAAAGTTTCTGAGCAGGCTGCCAGAATGATTGTAACTGTTTGGGGAGTGGGCTACAAGTTCGAGGTTATCAATGAATGA